Within the Bradyrhizobium cosmicum genome, the region AGCATCATCGTCTGGGCGCTGGTGCGCTACCGCTTCCCCGGAAGGCGGCTGTTCGATGCGATTGTGGATGTCCCCTTCGCATTGCCGACGGCGGTCGCCGGGGTCGCGCTGACCTCGCTGTTCGCCGAAAAGGGCTGGCTGGGCGCGCCACTCGCGGCGCTTGGCATCAAGGTGGCGTTCACGCCGCTCGGCATCTTCGTCGCCATGATCTTCATCGGCATCCCTTTCGTAGTCCGCACGGTGCAGCCGGTGCTGCAGGATCTCGATGTCGAGATCGAGGAAGCTGCGGGCAGCCTGGGGGCGAGCCGCTGGCAGACCATCATTCGCGTGATCCTGCCATCGCTCGCGCCGGCGCTGCTCACGGGCCTCGCGCTCGCCTTCGCGCGAGCGGTCGGCGAATACGGTTCGGTGATCTTCATCGCCGGCAATCTGCCGAATGTCTCCGAGATCGCACCGCTGCTGATCGTGATCCGTTTGTCCGAGTTCCGCTATGCCGACGCAACTGCGATCGCGGTCGTCATGCTCGTCGTGTCCTTCGTCATCATCTTCGCCGTCAACCGGCTCCAGCGCTGGGCGCAGAGCCGGATTCCGGTGCGTTGAGGGCGGGCCATGACGATGCAGATCGCAGATTCGGTTTCGCTCTCGCCATCGGAGGCGAAGGCGCGTGCGCATGCAGCGGCCGCGCGGGACAACCTTCGTACCGAGCCGAGGGCGGTGCGCATCGTCATCATCGCGCTGGCGATGATCTTCCTCTCCGTCTTCGTCGTGCTGCCGCTCGTCGTGGTGTTTGCGCAGGCGCTCTCGAAGGGATTCCTCGCCTATCTCTCCGCGCTGGCCGATCCGGAGGCGCTGTCCGCGATCAGGCTGACGCTGCTGGTGGCGGCGATCTCGGTCGGCCTCAATCTGGTGTTCGGCCTCGTCGCCTCTTGGGCCATCACCAAGTTCGAGTTTCCCGGCAAGACCTTCCTGATCACGCTGATCGATCTGCCGTTCTCGGTCAGCCCGGTGATCTCGGGCCTCGTCTTCGTGCTGTTGTTCGGCGCACAGGGCTATTTCGGCGGCTGGCTTCGCGATCACGACATCCAGATCCTGTTCGCGGTCCCCGGCATCGCGCTCGCCACCACCTTCGTGACCTTCCCCTTCGTGGCGCGCGCGCTGATCCCCTTGATGCAGGAGCAGGGCACGCAGGAGGAGGAAGCGGCGATTTCGCTCGGCGCCTCCGGCCTGCAAACCTTCTTCCGCGTCACGCTTCCGAATATCAAATGGGGCGTGCTCTACGGCGTCCTGCTCTGCAATGCGCGTGCGATGGGCGAGTTCGGCGCCGTGTCGGTCGTCTCGGGCCACATCCGCGGCGAGACCAACACAATGCCGCTGCTGGTCGAGATTCTCTACAACGAATACCAGTTCGTCGCCGCCTTCGCGATCGCATCCCTGCTGGCGATGCTGGCGCTGATCACGCTGATCGCCAAAACCGTTCTCGAACGTCATCTCGACGAAGGACAAGACGGCAATGACCATTGAAGTCAGGAATCTCGTCAAGAAGTTCGGCAATTTTGCCGCTCTGGACGGCGTCGACCTCAAGGTCGAGAGCGGCGAGCTCGTGGCGCTGCTCGGTCCGTCAGGCTCCGGCAAGACCACACTGTTGCGGATCATCGCCGGGCTCGATTGGCCCGATTCCGGCGAGGTGCTCATCAATGGCGAGGATGCGCTGGCGCAGGGCGCGCGCGAACGTCATGTCGGCTTCGTGTTCCAGCACTACGCGCTGTTCCGCCACATGACGGTGTTCGAGAACGTCGCCTTCGGCCTGCGCGTGCAGCCGCGCGCGATCCGCAAGGACGAGGCAACCATCCGTGCGCGCGTCAAGGAGCTGCTCGATCTCGTGCAGCTCGACTGGCTCGCCGACCGCTATCCGAGTCAGCTCTCCGGCGGCCAGCGCCAGCGCATTGCGCTTGCGCGCGCGCTCGCGATCCAGCCGCGCATCCTCTTGCTCGACGAGCCGTTCGGCGCGCTCGACGCCAAGGTGCGAAAGGAGCTGCGCAAATGGCTGCGCTCGCTGCATCATGAGATCAACGTGACCTCGATCTTCGTCACCCACGACCAGGAGGAAGCGCTGGAAGTCGCCAATCGCGTCGTGGTGATGGACAAGGGCAGGATCGAGCAGATCGGCTCCCCCGGCGACGTCTACGAGACTCCGGCGTCCGCCTTCGTGCATGGCTTCATAGGTGAATCCATCGAGCTGCCGGTCCAGATTGCCGACGGCGTTGTACGGCTCGGTGACCGGCCGCTCCGCCTTGCGGCGGACGGTCTTGCGCCTGGCGCGTCAAGGCTGTTCGTGCGGCGACACGACATGCTGATCGGCCCGCCCGGCAGCGGAGCCTTCGAGGGCGCCGTGCGGCATGTCCGTAACTTTGGCCCGGTGCAGCGGGCCGAGGTGGCACTCTCGGGCGGCGAGACCATCGAGATCGACGCCCCGCGCGAGAGGGAATTGCGTGCCGGCGACACGATTGGCCTCGAGCCCCGCCGCTACCGGATATTTGCGGGCGTCTAACGCCCCGCGGAAGGTCAATTTTTCCTCAAAATTCACCTTTCAGCCACGGTTGGTATGCAACAACGGCCCTTCCTTTGGGGGCTCGATTCATGCGCGCTGCGGCCGCGATACTCATTGCTTTGCTTCTCGCCAGCTGTGCCGGCAATGAGGCACCGATCCAGCAGCAGCCGTCGATGTATGCCGACATGGCGGTCCCGGGCACCAAGCTCGATGCCCAGGCGGCCGCGATCATGATCTCGCAATACCGCCAGAACAACGCCCTCGGCACCATCGTAGTCGACCCCGATCTGATGCGGCTTGCCGAATCCCAGTCCAATGCCATGGCGGCGGCCAACAAGATGGACCATGACGTCCGCGCGCCCTTGGCCAAGCGCCTTGCCGCCGGCGGATATCCCGCGACCGTGGCGGTCGAGAACATCTCGGCCGGCTATCATACGCTGGCGGAAGCGTTTTCCGGCTGGCGCGACTCGCCCCCGCACCGTGCCAACATGCTCAAGGGTGGTGTCACAAAATTGGGCATCGCGGCGAGCTATGCTCCGGGCACCAAGTACAAGGTGTTCTGGACCATGATCCTGGCCTCGACGGACCCCCGATAAGCCAGACTTGATCCCGGCATGCATTGACGCCGCGGCGATCAGTCGCCACGGTCGTTCGTCATCTGCTATTGTTCCCGAATGACCGATCACACCAGTCCTGAATCCGCCAGCGTCCCCGCGAATGCGCAACGCGTCCTGGTGTTGCAGGGTGGCGGCGCGCTCGGCTCCTATCAAGCTGGCGCCTATCAGTCGCTGTGCGGCTACGGCTTCGAGCCGGAATGGGTCGCCGGCATTTCGATCGGCGCGGTCAATGCCGCCATCATTGCCGGCAACGAAGGCCCGACCCGCGTCAAGCGGCTCAAGGAATTCTGGGAAATGGTCTCGGCGCCGGTGCCGTGGAAACCGATCGGCAAGAGCGACCATAGCCGCGAGCTGTTCAACTCGACCAGCGCCGCGCTGATCGCGACCTTCGGCGTGCCCGGCTTTTTCACGCCGCGGGTCCCGCCCGCGCCGCTGTGGCCGCCCGGCAGTCCGCAGGCCGAGAGCTATTACGACACCGCGCCGCTGAAGAAGACGCTGGAGCGGCTGGTCGATTTCGATCGCATCAACGATCTGAAGACGCGGCTGTCGGTCGGCGCTGTCGGCGTCACCTCCGGCAACTTCAAATATTTTGACAATTACGAGTTCAAGAAGCTCGGCAAGACCATCGGCCCCGAGCACATCATGGCCTCCGGCGCGCTGCCGCCGGGCTTTCCCTCCGTCGTGATCGACGGCGAGCACTACTGGGACGGCGGCATCGCCTCAAACACGCCGCTCGACTATGTGCTCGACGCCGAGGTCGATCGCGACATGCTGATCTTCCAGGTCGACCTGTTCAGCGCGCGGGGCGATTTGCCGAATTCGCTGCTTGAGGCCACCGAGCGCGAGAAGGACATCCGCTTCTCCAGCCGGACGCGGATGAACACCGACAAGAACAGGCAGCTGCACAACGCCCGCAGGGCCGTGCGCGACCTGATTTCCAAATTGCCCGATTATCTCAAGAACGACCCTTCCGTGGAATTCCTCGCGAAGGTATCGCGTGAAAGCACCGTCACCGTGGTGCACCTGATCTACCGCAGCAAGAACTACGAATCCTCGTCCAAGGACTACGACTTCTCGCATGTCGCCATGGTCGAGCATTGGGAAGCCGGCGTGCACGACGTGCATCTGTCGATGCGCCACAAGGATTGGCTCGAGCGGCCGCAGTCCGGCGAGACCATGGTGACCTACGATCTCACGGGGGACGTCACCGCGCCCCCGCCAAAAAGGAGCGAATGAAATGGGTAGTCTGTCAGGCAAGAACGCCGTCGTGACCGGATCGACCAGCGGCATCGGGCTTGCTTATGCGCGCGCCTTCGCCGGCGCCGGCGCCAATGTCGTCATCAACGGCTTCGGCTCGCCGGAGGACATCGAGAAGGAGCGCGCGAAGATCGAGTCCGATTTCAGCGTCAAGGCGGTCTACTCGCCCGCCGACATGACCAAGCCGGCGGAGATCGCCGAGATGATCGCACTGGGCGAGAAAAGCTTCGGTTCGGTCGACATTCTCGTCAACAATGCCGGCATCCAGTTCGTCTCGCCGATCGAGGAATTCCCGATCGAGAAGTGGGACCAGATCATCGCGATCAACCTGTCCTCGGCCTTCCACGCCATTCGCGCGGCTGTCCCTGGCATGAAGAAGAAGGGCTGGGGCCGCATCATCAACACGGCGTCGGCGCACTCGCTGGTGGCCTCGCCCTTCAAGTCGGCCTACGTATCGGCCAAGCACGGCATCGCCGGCCTGACCAAGACCGTCGCGCTGGAAGTCGCGACCAGCAAGATCACCTGTAACTGCATCAGCCCCGGCTACGTCTGGACGCCGCTGGTCGAGAAGCAGATCCCCGATACGATGAAGGCGCGCAATCTGACGCGCGAGCAGGTCATCAACGACGTGCTGCTCGACGCCCAGCCGACCAAGGAATTCGTCACCTCCGAGCAGGTCGCGGCCCTCGCGCTGTTCCTGTGCGGCGACGATGCCGCGCAGATCACCGGCAGCAACCTCTCGATCGACGGCGGCTGGACGGCGGAGTAACAGATTGCTCTCGGTCATGCCCCGCGCAGGCGGGGCATCCAGTACGCCGCGGCATTTCGGTCCAATCACGACCGCCTCGGAGTACTGGATCGCCCGGTCAAGCCGCGCGATGACAGCGAGTAGAAGAGCGCCATTCTTCGTTCAATGGCTCCACGCCAGCGCCGTCACGATCGCCGACGACAGGTTCAGCTCCGCGAACATGATCTTGCCGGCGACCACGAACAGCACGCTGGCGAGAACGAGGCGCAGCACCGGCTCCGGTACGCGCGTCGCGCTGAAGCTGCCGACGATGATGCCGGGCAGCGAGCCCAGCAGCAGCACGCCCATCAGGGCCCAATCGACGTCGCCAAGCGCCCAGTGTCCGACGCCCGCCACCAGCGTCAGCGGCACCGCGTGCGCGATATCGGAGCCGACGATGGTCGCCATCGGCAGTCGCGGGTAGAGCAACAGCAGCACGGTGACGCCGACCGCGCCGGCGCCGACCGATGAAATCGAGACCAGCACGCCGAGCACGATGCCGGTGATGACGGTCGCAATCGAGGTGGTGCGCTCGTCGACCCGCTCGAGGCGTTTCCGGTAACGCTCCATGATCGACTTGCGGAAGATCAGCGAGGTGGCGGTCAGGAGCAGCGCAAAACACAGCACGATGTTGACGAGGTTGCGCTCGGAATCGCCCCTGAGGTCGAGCTTCCACAACACGAGCAGGGTCAGCCCGCTCGCCGGAATGCTGCCGCAGGCCAGCCGCAGCACCGCCGGCCAGTGCACGCTGCGCGACCAGCCATGCACGACGCTGCCGCCGGTCTTGGTCGCGGCGGCGTAGAGCAGGTCGGTTCCGACAGCGGTGGCGGGGTGGATGCCGAACAAAAGGATCAGGAGTGGCGTCATCAATGAGCCGCCACCCACGCCGGTCATCCCGACAAGCAGGCCGACGCCAAACCCCGAGGCGACGTAAAGCGGATCGATCATCTTGCGGAATCTTAGGTTGATCTCGTCGGTTGGGCAACACGACGTAGAATAAACCTCTCCCGCAGCGCAATCGCCTGGATCGAATAAGAAAAATCCTGTTGCAGGGCGGCGCCCGGCAGTCATTTCACCCAAATCAGCGCCATTTTTGGAAATGATCGTTTGTGGCGCTCAGGCTCCGACGCCGAGGAAATCCCGCGCCAGGTCCGGATTGGCGGTGAGTTCGGCGGAGGTACCCTCGAACACCACATGGCCGTTGTTGAGGCCATAGACGCGGGTGGCAAAGCTCAGCGCCGCGGCGACGTTCTGCTCGACCACGATCATGGTGCGCCCCTCGCGGGCGAGACTGGCGGCGACGTTGACGAGATCGCGCACGATCAGCGGCGCCAGTCCCTCGAACGGCTCGTCGAGCAGGATGATGCGGGCGTCGCGGATCAGCGCGCGGGCGATCGAGAGCATCTGCTGCTCGCCGCCAGACAGCGTGCGACCCAGAGACTTGCGTCGTTCCTTCAGTCGGGGAAATACGCCGTAGATGCGCTCGAACGACCAGGCGTTCGGCGCGGTCAGCGCGGCGATGCGCAGGTTCTCCTCCACCGTCAGTCCGCCGAAGATCGCGCGCTCCTCAGGAACGAGCTGCACACCCATGTTGGCGATGGCAGAGGGAGCGAGACCGCTGATCGGCTTGCCGTCGAGCCGGATCTCGCCACTCTTTGGGGCCAGCACGCCCATGATCGAGCGCAGCGTCGTGGTCTTGCCGGCGCCGTTGCGACCCAGCAGCGCCACGACCTCGCCTTCCTCGACCCGGATCGAGAGGTCGAACAGGACGTGGGAATCGCCGTACAGCGTGTTGATGCGGTCGACTTCAAGCAGGCTCATGCGCGTGAAGCCCTCCGAGGTAAGCGTCCTGAACCTGCTGATTGCCGCGGATCTCGTCCGCGGTGCCGTCGGCGAGCAGGCGGCCTTCGTAGAGCACGGTGATACGCTCGGCGAGGCCGAAGATCGCGTCGAGATCGTGCTCGACGATGACGATGGTGCAGGTCTGGGCGATGTCGCGGATCAGTGCGCAGGTCGCGGCGCGCTCCGACGGGCTCATGCCGGCGAGGGGCTCGTCGAGCAACAGCACCTTTGGGCTCGTCGCCAGCGCCATGCCGATCTCGAGCCGCCGCTTCTCGCCATAGGCGAGGATGTGGGCCGGCGTGTCGGCGCGTACGGCAAGGTCGAGCAACGCCATGATCGCGTCGATCTGCGCCTCCACCTCGGGCAGGCTGTCGGCGGTGCGCAGCAGGTCGATCCGCAGCGGTCCGCGGCGGCGCGCCAGGGCGGCGATGCGCAAATTCTTTCGCACCGAGAGATTCGGGAAGAGCTGGTTCAACTGGTTGGATTTGGCGATGCCGAACTGCGCGGTCCGGCTGACGCCGTGGCCGGTGACTTGCGATCCGAACAACAGCACATGACCCGAGGTCGGGCTGACCTCGTCCAGCAGCATCTTGAACAGCGTGCTCTTGCCGGCGCCGTTCGGACCGATCACCGCGTGAATGGAGCCGCAGCGAACCTTGAACGAAACGCCGTCGACGGCTTTCAGGCCGCCATAGTGCCGCGCCAGCGCGCAGGCCTCCAGCGCAATGTCGCTGTCGCCGGTGGCGGGTGAGGGCAATGGCAGGGTGGCGTCGCGCTCCCTGCTCAATGCAGGTTTCACCGCGCCGCCGGCCTCGATGGTCTCGGTCACGGCCTCCGCGGCCTGGCGCGCGGAAAGTGTCCGGCGCTCGGTCCACCAATGGATGATCTCGCCGCAGATGCCGCGGCGGAGGCCCACGACCAGCACGATGAAGGCGATGCCGAGCACCAGTTTCCAGAGCGTCGAGAGACCGGGAATGAGCTGGAGATTGTCACGCAGCCAAAGCCAGACGGCCGCGCCGACCAGCGGCCCAACCAGGGTGTTGGCGCCGCCGACGATGGTTTGAACCACGAGCTGGCCGGACGTCTCCAGCGAGAACGCGTCGGGCGGCATGTAGCTCTGGAACGAGCCGAGCAGGCCGCCGGCCAGTCCCGCATAGAGCGCGGCGATGACGAAGGCTGTAAGCTTGTAGGCCGGCACATTATGGCCGAGCATCGCGACGCGCGCGGTGTTCTCCTTGATCGCGAGCAGGATCGCGCCGACGGGAGAGCGGACGATGCGGCGCGCCAGCACGTAGGCACCGAAGAAGGTCGCTGCGAACAGCACGTACATCGGCAAGCCTGCGCCGATGCGGATGGCATGTTCGCCGAAGCCGAGCACGGGCACCGGCACCCCGGGAATGCCGTTCTCGCCGCCGGTGTAGTGCGACAGCGGCGAGTTCTCGATGAAATAGGCCATCTGGCCGAACGCCAGCGTGATCATCGTGAAGTAGATGCCGATGCGGCGTACCGCGAGCCAGCCGACGACAAGCCCGAACGCGCCGGCGGAAATCGTGCCGGCGGCGAGCGCCAGCCAGACGCTCGTCAGCGTCCCGGAAACCAGCAGATACGCGGTGACGAAGCCGCCGACGCCGTAGAACGCGGCCTGACCAAACGACAGCAGGCCGGCGAGCCCGAACAGGATGTCGAAGCCGAGCCCGATCAGGCCCCAGTTCAGCACCCGCGTCAGCAGGTCGATCGAAAAGCCGAGATGCGGCAGCACGACGGGCGCCGCGATCAGCATGACGAGAATCGCGAGCTCCGGAGTGTGGCTCCGCAGCCCGCCCGATCGTGCGATGCTCATACCCGTCCTTCCGAGCCGAACAAGCCCTGCGGGCGCAGCACCAGCAGCAATGCCATCAGCGCGTAGAGCATCACCTCCGAATAGGAGGAGTTGAATGCGCTGGTGAGGCTGACGATCTCGCCGGCGATCAGGCCGCCGACCACCGCACCTGGGAACGAGCCGAGGCCGCCGAGCACGATCACGACGAAGGACTGCGCCATGAAGTTCGCGCCGCCCATGTCCGGCGTCACCGCCACGACCGGCGCATACAGCATTCCGGCGAGGCCAACCGCGACGACGCCGATCGCGAACACCAGCAGGAAGGTGCGCCGCAGATTGATGCCGAGGATGCCGACCATGCCGGGGTTCTCGATTCCGGCGCGGACCACGAGACCCATCGACGTGCGGTAGAGCACCAGATAGAGGCCGACCAGCAGCGTTGCGATGATGGCGATGAGCTGGAGGCGGTAGGTCGGATAGATCAGGAAGCCGAGCTGGGTGGCGCCCTGTCCCCATGACGGCGTCGGCACGCGCTGCGCGTTGCCGCCAAAGACGGCGCGCACGCACTCCACGAGCACGATCCCGATGCCGTAGGTGACGAGGATCTGGTCTTCATGCGGCCGGCCGTAGAAGAATCGGATGATCAGGCGCTCGAGCAGGAAGCCAAGCACCAGCATGAAGCCGCAGCCGACCGCGATCGCGAGCAGGAACGACTGGGTGTATTGCAGCATGACGAAGGCGGCATAGGCGCCCACGGCGAACAATGCGCCGTGGGCAAAGTTCAGGACACCGAGCGTGCCCAGGATGATGGTCAGGCCGCTGCTGACGAGCGCCAGCAGTGAACCGAGGGCGAGGCCATTGAAGGCCTGCGAGGCGAGGGCGGGCCAGCTTGGCATTCGGGC harbors:
- a CDS encoding DUF3734 domain-containing protein gives rise to the protein MTDHTSPESASVPANAQRVLVLQGGGALGSYQAGAYQSLCGYGFEPEWVAGISIGAVNAAIIAGNEGPTRVKRLKEFWEMVSAPVPWKPIGKSDHSRELFNSTSAALIATFGVPGFFTPRVPPAPLWPPGSPQAESYYDTAPLKKTLERLVDFDRINDLKTRLSVGAVGVTSGNFKYFDNYEFKKLGKTIGPEHIMASGALPPGFPSVVIDGEHYWDGGIASNTPLDYVLDAEVDRDMLIFQVDLFSARGDLPNSLLEATEREKDIRFSSRTRMNTDKNRQLHNARRAVRDLISKLPDYLKNDPSVEFLAKVSRESTVTVVHLIYRSKNYESSSKDYDFSHVAMVEHWEAGVHDVHLSMRHKDWLERPQSGETMVTYDLTGDVTAPPPKRSE
- a CDS encoding ATP-binding cassette domain-containing protein, translating into MSIARSGGLRSHTPELAILVMLIAAPVVLPHLGFSIDLLTRVLNWGLIGLGFDILFGLAGLLSFGQAAFYGVGGFVTAYLLVSGTLTSVWLALAAGTISAGAFGLVVGWLAVRRIGIYFTMITLAFGQMAYFIENSPLSHYTGGENGIPGVPVPVLGFGEHAIRIGAGLPMYVLFAATFFGAYVLARRIVRSPVGAILLAIKENTARVAMLGHNVPAYKLTAFVIAALYAGLAGGLLGSFQSYMPPDAFSLETSGQLVVQTIVGGANTLVGPLVGAAVWLWLRDNLQLIPGLSTLWKLVLGIAFIVLVVGLRRGICGEIIHWWTERRTLSARQAAEAVTETIEAGGAVKPALSRERDATLPLPSPATGDSDIALEACALARHYGGLKAVDGVSFKVRCGSIHAVIGPNGAGKSTLFKMLLDEVSPTSGHVLLFGSQVTGHGVSRTAQFGIAKSNQLNQLFPNLSVRKNLRIAALARRRGPLRIDLLRTADSLPEVEAQIDAIMALLDLAVRADTPAHILAYGEKRRLEIGMALATSPKVLLLDEPLAGMSPSERAATCALIRDIAQTCTIVIVEHDLDAIFGLAERITVLYEGRLLADGTADEIRGNQQVQDAYLGGLHAHEPA
- the cysW gene encoding sulfate ABC transporter permease subunit CysW, producing MTMQIADSVSLSPSEAKARAHAAAARDNLRTEPRAVRIVIIALAMIFLSVFVVLPLVVVFAQALSKGFLAYLSALADPEALSAIRLTLLVAAISVGLNLVFGLVASWAITKFEFPGKTFLITLIDLPFSVSPVISGLVFVLLFGAQGYFGGWLRDHDIQILFAVPGIALATTFVTFPFVARALIPLMQEQGTQEEEAAISLGASGLQTFFRVTLPNIKWGVLYGVLLCNARAMGEFGAVSVVSGHIRGETNTMPLLVEILYNEYQFVAAFAIASLLAMLALITLIAKTVLERHLDEGQDGNDH
- a CDS encoding sulfite exporter TauE/SafE family protein, which encodes MIDPLYVASGFGVGLLVGMTGVGGGSLMTPLLILLFGIHPATAVGTDLLYAAATKTGGSVVHGWSRSVHWPAVLRLACGSIPASGLTLLVLWKLDLRGDSERNLVNIVLCFALLLTATSLIFRKSIMERYRKRLERVDERTTSIATVITGIVLGVLVSISSVGAGAVGVTVLLLLYPRLPMATIVGSDIAHAVPLTLVAGVGHWALGDVDWALMGVLLLGSLPGIIVGSFSATRVPEPVLRLVLASVLFVVAGKIMFAELNLSSAIVTALAWSH
- a CDS encoding CAP domain-containing protein gives rise to the protein MRAAAAILIALLLASCAGNEAPIQQQPSMYADMAVPGTKLDAQAAAIMISQYRQNNALGTIVVDPDLMRLAESQSNAMAAANKMDHDVRAPLAKRLAAGGYPATVAVENISAGYHTLAEAFSGWRDSPPHRANMLKGGVTKLGIAASYAPGTKYKVFWTMILASTDPR
- a CDS encoding branched-chain amino acid ABC transporter permease, which gives rise to MPSWPALASQAFNGLALGSLLALVSSGLTIILGTLGVLNFAHGALFAVGAYAAFVMLQYTQSFLLAIAVGCGFMLVLGFLLERLIIRFFYGRPHEDQILVTYGIGIVLVECVRAVFGGNAQRVPTPSWGQGATQLGFLIYPTYRLQLIAIIATLLVGLYLVLYRTSMGLVVRAGIENPGMVGILGINLRRTFLLVFAIGVVAVGLAGMLYAPVVAVTPDMGGANFMAQSFVVIVLGGLGSFPGAVVGGLIAGEIVSLTSAFNSSYSEVMLYALMALLLVLRPQGLFGSEGRV
- a CDS encoding ABC transporter ATP-binding protein is translated as MSLLEVDRINTLYGDSHVLFDLSIRVEEGEVVALLGRNGAGKTTTLRSIMGVLAPKSGEIRLDGKPISGLAPSAIANMGVQLVPEERAIFGGLTVEENLRIAALTAPNAWSFERIYGVFPRLKERRKSLGRTLSGGEQQMLSIARALIRDARIILLDEPFEGLAPLIVRDLVNVAASLAREGRTMIVVEQNVAAALSFATRVYGLNNGHVVFEGTSAELTANPDLARDFLGVGA
- the cysT gene encoding sulfate ABC transporter permease subunit CysT, with amino-acid sequence MGLTLSWLSVIILIPLAGLFLKSLELSPEQFWNILSSRRTLNALRVSFGLAFAAACVNLVMGSIIVWALVRYRFPGRRLFDAIVDVPFALPTAVAGVALTSLFAEKGWLGAPLAALGIKVAFTPLGIFVAMIFIGIPFVVRTVQPVLQDLDVEIEEAAGSLGASRWQTIIRVILPSLAPALLTGLALAFARAVGEYGSVIFIAGNLPNVSEIAPLLIVIRLSEFRYADATAIAVVMLVVSFVIIFAVNRLQRWAQSRIPVR
- a CDS encoding sulfate/molybdate ABC transporter ATP-binding protein; translated protein: MTIEVRNLVKKFGNFAALDGVDLKVESGELVALLGPSGSGKTTLLRIIAGLDWPDSGEVLINGEDALAQGARERHVGFVFQHYALFRHMTVFENVAFGLRVQPRAIRKDEATIRARVKELLDLVQLDWLADRYPSQLSGGQRQRIALARALAIQPRILLLDEPFGALDAKVRKELRKWLRSLHHEINVTSIFVTHDQEEALEVANRVVVMDKGRIEQIGSPGDVYETPASAFVHGFIGESIELPVQIADGVVRLGDRPLRLAADGLAPGASRLFVRRHDMLIGPPGSGAFEGAVRHVRNFGPVQRAEVALSGGETIEIDAPRERELRAGDTIGLEPRRYRIFAGV
- a CDS encoding 3-hydroxybutyrate dehydrogenase, whose product is MGSLSGKNAVVTGSTSGIGLAYARAFAGAGANVVINGFGSPEDIEKERAKIESDFSVKAVYSPADMTKPAEIAEMIALGEKSFGSVDILVNNAGIQFVSPIEEFPIEKWDQIIAINLSSAFHAIRAAVPGMKKKGWGRIINTASAHSLVASPFKSAYVSAKHGIAGLTKTVALEVATSKITCNCISPGYVWTPLVEKQIPDTMKARNLTREQVINDVLLDAQPTKEFVTSEQVAALALFLCGDDAAQITGSNLSIDGGWTAE